A single genomic interval of Microbacterium sp. BLY harbors:
- a CDS encoding ABC transporter ATP-binding protein produces the protein MSKRFGERQVLDEVSFRAVGPAMVGLVGPSGAGKSTVLGMIAGMEASDRGHVRTSVETSGGALGWIVQSSPLLTRRTVWDNVALGGRCLGFSPDMQKVTSILERLRIDGLAQQKVKRLSRGERQRVAVARGLVARAEILLADEPTASLDAVARDAVTDALKEAGRSCLVLVATHDPRVAAACDVVFKVDGGAILDAR, from the coding sequence GTGTCGAAGCGGTTCGGAGAGCGTCAGGTCCTCGATGAGGTGTCCTTTCGCGCCGTTGGGCCCGCGATGGTCGGTCTCGTGGGACCGTCCGGAGCAGGCAAGAGCACAGTGCTCGGGATGATTGCCGGAATGGAGGCCTCGGACCGCGGCCACGTTCGGACCAGTGTCGAGACTTCCGGTGGCGCACTCGGGTGGATCGTCCAGTCCTCGCCTCTCCTGACCAGGCGCACAGTGTGGGACAACGTGGCGCTGGGTGGCCGCTGTCTTGGTTTCTCACCTGACATGCAAAAAGTGACGAGCATCCTTGAGCGCCTACGCATCGACGGGCTTGCGCAGCAGAAGGTGAAACGACTGTCGAGAGGTGAGCGTCAGCGTGTGGCGGTCGCGCGTGGTCTCGTTGCTCGGGCGGAGATCCTGCTCGCGGACGAACCCACCGCGTCACTGGATGCGGTTGCGCGGGATGCAGTCACTGACGCCTTGAAGGAGGCGGGGCGGAGCTGCTTGGTGCTTGTCGCGACGCACGATCCGCGGGTCGCTGCAGCGTGCGATGTGGTGTTCAAAGTCGACGGTGGGGCGATCCTCGATGCGCGCTAG
- a CDS encoding RNA polymerase sigma factor → MSEAAVDMRRRLGANPSAVSAAAKQYPLVTISTTAGAPSSNKAVVFRSLFDEYWPKVHRHLSCYLDNSEEVNEIAAEVFVVAWKKLDAGKPMSLRWFIRTADNKLRDVDRKAHSRSRAMEALSRGLRSAADAIHPLDALALQEALRSLSARERQVVVLTYWDELSAGEIADILRSSQPAVWTTLTRARAKLRAQLEPREGRS, encoded by the coding sequence ATGAGTGAGGCGGCTGTAGATATGCGACGGAGGTTGGGGGCGAACCCCTCAGCTGTATCCGCTGCCGCAAAGCAGTACCCACTTGTCACCATAAGCACCACCGCAGGTGCGCCATCATCGAACAAGGCAGTGGTGTTCCGGTCGTTGTTCGACGAGTACTGGCCGAAGGTACACCGGCATCTGTCGTGCTATCTCGACAACAGCGAGGAAGTCAACGAGATCGCCGCAGAGGTGTTCGTCGTGGCATGGAAGAAGTTGGATGCGGGTAAACCGATGAGCCTGCGATGGTTCATTCGCACCGCCGACAACAAGTTGCGCGACGTGGACCGAAAGGCGCATTCGCGCAGCAGGGCGATGGAAGCTCTGTCGCGGGGGTTGAGAAGCGCGGCCGACGCGATTCACCCGCTTGACGCGCTGGCATTGCAAGAGGCGTTGAGGTCGCTGAGCGCTCGCGAGCGACAAGTCGTCGTCCTCACCTACTGGGATGAGCTCAGCGCTGGCGAGATCGCCGATATCCTGCGTTCCAGCCAACCGGCCGTGTGGACGACCCTCACTCGGGCGCGAGCCAAACTGCGTGCACAGTTGGAACCGAGGGAGGGCAGATCGTGA
- a CDS encoding LPXTG cell wall anchor domain-containing protein — MQTGGAIPAIAIVTMVILLVAGLLLILFARRRRADQVFEDRACDAARPP, encoded by the coding sequence TTGCAGACCGGTGGCGCGATCCCGGCCATCGCGATCGTCACCATGGTGATCCTGCTGGTCGCCGGCCTGCTCCTAATCCTCTTCGCTCGTCGGCGGCGGGCGGATCAGGTCTTCGAGGATCGGGCGTGCGATGCGGCCCGGCCCCCGTGA